One stretch of Schlesneria sp. DSM 10557 DNA includes these proteins:
- a CDS encoding CRTAC1 family protein, with amino-acid sequence MRFDKQSVLPLLATLCVIFLSSCQQNSEIPEAPLSQSEPTPASLSAPITFVEKPDFFAKPFSYDNGENSEYFAIIEAIGGGLATLDYDRDGMFDLIIAGGGELLPENQIKPKPTGFYRNIGNWKGVDLTHLFPPAAFFSHGAYAADFDNDGFCDVIITGYGGVQLLHNTGDGHFQDVTRQSELIDDSWSTAAAWGDFNGDGVLDLYVAHYANWSFENNPVCLERPSNLRDTCAPRNFVSLDDSAFLGTGDGRFRSAHSDLGFSPGGKGLGVLSIDLDGDLDLDLYVANDGEPNFVYQNNGGTFSDVSIVSGADRNERGLPDGSMGLEGNDFNGDMLPDLWVTNFEKESMALYRAMPGSYFQHVSQPLGITGIGSEYVGWGICLRDFDGDGDEDVCIATGHANRHSPTSPRFQVPILLENQDGRLFSSVAAKAGSYFTTGHLGRGLSACDLDNDGRIDLAVSQILAPTVVLENTTPHTSRWIGLQLVGRTTSRDSIGTRIVLRYDSARQTRFITSGASYLSTSDSRVLFHVPEAAENVSIEITWPSGQVQILSSPQFSQYSVIVEPPRDEVAALEKRG; translated from the coding sequence ATGCGTTTTGACAAGCAATCTGTTCTGCCCCTGCTTGCGACCTTATGCGTCATTTTCCTGTCGAGCTGCCAACAAAATTCTGAAATTCCGGAAGCCCCTCTCAGCCAGTCTGAACCAACGCCCGCAAGTCTTTCGGCACCGATCACTTTCGTCGAAAAACCGGATTTCTTTGCGAAGCCGTTCTCTTACGATAATGGAGAAAACAGCGAGTATTTCGCGATTATCGAAGCGATTGGGGGAGGTCTGGCGACCTTGGACTATGACCGGGACGGGATGTTCGACCTGATCATCGCTGGCGGAGGCGAATTGCTTCCCGAAAATCAGATCAAGCCCAAACCGACAGGGTTCTACCGTAACATCGGAAACTGGAAGGGGGTTGATTTAACACATCTCTTTCCGCCCGCTGCCTTTTTCTCACACGGTGCCTACGCCGCTGATTTTGACAACGATGGATTTTGCGACGTGATCATCACGGGCTACGGTGGAGTTCAACTTTTGCACAACACGGGCGATGGCCACTTTCAGGATGTGACTCGCCAGAGTGAACTCATCGACGATTCCTGGAGTACTGCGGCAGCCTGGGGAGACTTTAACGGGGATGGAGTTCTGGACCTTTACGTCGCCCATTACGCAAACTGGTCCTTCGAGAATAATCCCGTTTGCCTGGAACGCCCCTCTAATCTTCGCGACACATGCGCCCCGCGTAACTTTGTATCACTCGATGACTCGGCATTCCTCGGGACAGGGGATGGGCGGTTCAGGTCTGCCCATTCCGATTTGGGCTTTTCACCCGGAGGAAAGGGGTTGGGCGTCCTGTCAATCGATCTCGATGGAGATCTTGATCTGGACCTGTACGTCGCAAATGACGGAGAACCGAATTTCGTCTACCAGAACAACGGAGGCACCTTCAGCGATGTCTCGATCGTGAGCGGTGCAGATCGAAATGAACGAGGTCTGCCTGATGGCAGTATGGGCTTGGAAGGGAATGATTTTAACGGAGATATGCTGCCTGATCTCTGGGTCACCAATTTCGAGAAAGAGTCCATGGCCTTGTATCGGGCAATGCCGGGAAGCTACTTCCAGCATGTAAGCCAGCCCTTAGGAATCACAGGGATTGGATCCGAATACGTGGGCTGGGGAATTTGCCTGCGGGACTTCGATGGTGACGGGGATGAAGACGTCTGTATTGCCACGGGCCACGCCAACCGCCACTCCCCCACATCTCCCCGTTTTCAGGTCCCCATTCTGCTCGAAAACCAGGACGGACGGCTCTTCTCGAGCGTCGCCGCGAAGGCGGGTTCCTATTTCACGACGGGGCATCTTGGCCGAGGTCTGTCTGCCTGCGATCTGGACAACGACGGACGGATTGACCTTGCGGTCTCGCAAATCCTGGCTCCCACCGTCGTCCTCGAAAACACAACTCCCCATACTTCTCGTTGGATCGGACTGCAACTTGTCGGTCGCACCACATCCCGGGACTCGATCGGAACACGGATCGTGCTGCGGTATGATTCGGCCCGCCAGACCCGATTTATCACCAGCGGTGCCAGCTACCTCTCAACATCTGACTCGCGTGTCCTGTTTCATGTCCCCGAGGCAGCAGAGAACGTTTCCATCGAGATTACCTGGCCGTCAGGTCAGGTGCAGATTTTGTCTTCTCCACAGTTCAGTCAATATTCCGTCATCGTCGAGCCCCCCAGAGATGAGGTCGCTGCCTTGGAAAAACGGGGGTAA
- a CDS encoding DUF1559 domain-containing protein, producing the protein MLRRIRNQGFTLIELLVVIAIIAVLIALLLPAVQQAREAARRTQCKNNVKQLGLAMHNYHDTHNRFPNNSLQWGYPALTPEWTATQHGTELTMILPFIDQAPLYNQINFFIPNAETIVVNGKPIYDIIIPAFICPTSTSPDTTGRAKTNYAPSLGAQRMDVNGGTGCPGLYPPHGPLVDPQHAARGGTNAGGYFGTGPAGHSNTWNPAEISGMFSRGIWAARMRDVTDGTSNTILMGEIRPECADHQNNGWFHNNSIWTATTAPINFPTCPQSPPRADNCHRADTWNTSQGFKSQHTGGAHFLFCDGSVQFLSENIDYGTYQRMGDRRDGNTVSF; encoded by the coding sequence ATGCTGCGCCGAATTCGGAATCAGGGGTTTACTTTGATCGAATTGCTGGTGGTGATTGCCATCATTGCAGTTCTGATCGCATTGCTGCTGCCTGCAGTTCAACAGGCACGCGAAGCAGCTCGTCGAACACAGTGCAAGAACAACGTCAAGCAACTGGGCTTGGCAATGCACAATTACCATGACACCCATAACCGCTTTCCTAACAACAGTCTGCAGTGGGGATACCCAGCGCTGACGCCCGAGTGGACCGCCACTCAGCATGGTACAGAACTGACGATGATTCTCCCTTTCATCGATCAAGCGCCATTGTACAACCAGATCAATTTCTTTATTCCCAACGCAGAAACGATTGTCGTAAATGGTAAGCCAATTTACGACATCATCATCCCCGCCTTCATTTGCCCGACGTCGACTTCACCCGACACCACGGGCCGTGCGAAGACGAACTATGCTCCATCGCTCGGTGCACAGCGAATGGACGTCAACGGCGGAACTGGCTGCCCTGGCTTGTATCCACCACACGGTCCCCTGGTAGACCCACAGCACGCCGCTCGCGGTGGCACAAATGCGGGTGGTTACTTCGGTACCGGACCAGCCGGTCACTCAAACACTTGGAATCCTGCTGAAATCTCCGGAATGTTCAGCCGCGGAATCTGGGCCGCCCGCATGCGGGACGTCACCGACGGTACCAGCAACACGATTCTGATGGGGGAAATTCGTCCCGAGTGTGCTGACCATCAAAACAACGGCTGGTTCCACAACAACTCGATCTGGACCGCTACGACGGCTCCGATCAACTTCCCAACCTGTCCACAGTCGCCTCCGCGAGCAGATAACTGCCACCGGGCCGATACCTGGAACACGTCACAGGGATTCAAGTCACAGCACACAGGCGGCGCTCACTTCCTGTTCTGCGACGGATCGGTCCAGTTCCTTAGCGAAAACATCGATTACGGCACCTATCAGCGAATGGGTGATCGACGTGATGGTAACACCGTTTCCTTCTAG
- a CDS encoding RNA polymerase sigma factor: MLTPASDQMLIEQLRQGDTSAFAQVIEQHQRVVYGYLRARVQQAVDADDMVQEVFLRFYLSQARFDSTALIRPWLIGIARNLLHEHVRHARRRKEVAWTELCLELESVLPADALWTDADDRLQQLPGCMNDLGPSARQAIELHYRSERKLVEIGRELHRSEGAVKLLMHRARQALRDCLHSAVARSGA; the protein is encoded by the coding sequence ATGTTGACCCCTGCTTCGGACCAGATGTTGATTGAGCAACTCCGGCAGGGAGACACGTCGGCGTTCGCTCAGGTCATCGAGCAACATCAGCGGGTGGTGTATGGCTATTTGCGCGCTCGCGTCCAACAGGCAGTTGACGCGGACGATATGGTCCAGGAAGTGTTTCTGCGGTTTTACCTGTCTCAAGCACGGTTCGACTCCACGGCATTAATCCGACCGTGGTTGATCGGAATTGCGAGAAACCTGCTGCATGAACATGTTCGACATGCCCGGCGACGCAAGGAAGTCGCCTGGACGGAACTTTGTCTGGAACTGGAATCCGTGTTACCCGCAGATGCGCTCTGGACGGATGCGGATGATCGGCTGCAACAGCTTCCCGGATGCATGAATGATCTTGGTCCGAGCGCCCGACAGGCGATTGAACTGCACTATCGGTCTGAGCGAAAGCTGGTGGAGATTGGACGAGAACTGCATCGAAGCGAAGGTGCTGTGAAACTTCTGATGCACCGGGCACGTCAGGCTTTGAGGGATTGCCTGCACTCGGCAGTTGCCCGATCTGGTGCCTGA
- a CDS encoding tetratricopeptide repeat protein translates to MTQKKPASQRKKPSATTATPDSPVRKRVGIGLIVIALLAAGFFLTPVLIVARARTLLARREPQPALAWLDRARWFGTYHGEIEFLRARAYRRLGDLDRFRNSMQAALEQGYPARLLEREQVLMLAQVGRLREVEAKLPDILVNANEDSGEVCEAYVGGLLLNFQQERALAVIDSWSKDYPYDPQPELIRAQVLQNAGRFKEADAAYLQAMKRAPHSSEIKMRRALALLADRKIEPARALLQTLLRDTQYHDRASLQIAHCERVLGNHAQSQAALDQITDPGKLPDEDLKLEQGLLALDQGNFQIAVECLEQVKKLQPRSLEVGHALARALRGAGRIDEATSEAHRVVESEAQLSRVDKLQVEVAGDPANLELRLDIGKTLLKYGDPKRGVSWLQSVLNLDPGNRDANLALGDYYQSLDPPSAENHKLANVYLERARQPSKSPTDSPADKSENEKLLSR, encoded by the coding sequence ATGACTCAGAAGAAGCCGGCATCCCAGAGGAAAAAACCATCAGCGACCACCGCGACACCAGATAGCCCCGTCAGGAAACGAGTCGGAATTGGGCTGATTGTGATTGCGCTGCTCGCAGCCGGATTCTTCCTCACTCCTGTGTTGATCGTTGCCCGCGCCAGGACGCTGCTCGCCAGGCGAGAACCCCAACCAGCCCTGGCTTGGCTGGACCGAGCCCGGTGGTTTGGAACTTACCATGGGGAAATCGAGTTTCTCCGCGCCCGCGCTTACCGCAGACTGGGTGACCTCGATCGATTTCGTAATTCCATGCAGGCTGCGCTGGAGCAAGGCTATCCTGCCAGGCTGCTCGAACGCGAACAGGTCCTGATGCTGGCTCAAGTTGGACGTTTAAGAGAAGTCGAGGCAAAGCTGCCCGACATTCTCGTCAACGCTAACGAAGATTCCGGTGAGGTTTGCGAAGCATACGTCGGCGGACTGCTGCTGAATTTTCAGCAGGAACGGGCGTTGGCCGTGATCGATTCCTGGTCGAAGGATTATCCGTATGACCCCCAGCCCGAGCTGATACGTGCGCAGGTCCTCCAGAATGCAGGAAGATTCAAAGAGGCAGACGCTGCTTACCTTCAGGCGATGAAACGGGCTCCACACTCGTCCGAAATCAAGATGAGACGTGCTCTCGCCCTTTTGGCGGACAGGAAGATCGAACCGGCCAGGGCGCTGCTGCAGACGCTACTGAGGGATACTCAATACCACGACCGTGCCAGCCTCCAAATTGCCCATTGTGAGCGTGTCCTCGGCAACCACGCCCAGAGCCAGGCGGCGCTCGATCAAATCACCGACCCGGGGAAACTCCCTGACGAAGATCTGAAGCTGGAACAGGGACTACTGGCTCTCGATCAGGGCAACTTCCAGATCGCAGTGGAATGCCTCGAACAAGTCAAAAAATTGCAGCCGAGATCTCTCGAAGTGGGCCATGCACTGGCTCGAGCTCTGCGGGGTGCCGGTCGAATCGATGAGGCGACCAGCGAGGCGCATCGCGTTGTGGAATCGGAAGCTCAACTCAGCAGGGTCGACAAACTCCAGGTCGAAGTCGCCGGTGATCCCGCTAACCTGGAGTTGAGACTCGATATCGGGAAAACGCTGTTGAAGTATGGAGACCCCAAGCGAGGTGTCTCCTGGCTGCAGTCGGTCCTGAACCTTGATCCCGGAAATCGGGACGCCAACCTCGCACTGGGGGACTATTACCAGTCGCTTGATCCCCCGTCCGCAGAGAATCACAAGCTCGCTAACGTCTATCTGGAACGTGCGAGACAACCGAGCAAAAGCCCGACGGATTCCCCAGCAGACAAGTCAGAAAACGAAAAACTCCTCTCGCGGTAA
- a CDS encoding EspF repeat-containing protein → MPDWPRYIYPVEQSRPLPDVARRKSVPANGDTEDAARGTPNLDANRIGLRLRGRNRRSLFHLEG, encoded by the coding sequence ATTCCTGACTGGCCGAGGTACATTTATCCCGTCGAACAGTCCCGTCCACTTCCTGATGTCGCGAGAAGGAAATCAGTTCCTGCAAACGGCGATACAGAAGACGCCGCAAGGGGAACGCCGAACCTCGACGCCAATAGAATTGGTCTACGGCTCAGGGGCAGAAACAGACGAAGTCTATTTCACCTGGAAGGGTGA
- a CDS encoding tetratricopeptide repeat protein yields MIAVWAGLTCCLTSGCGSFRSTQASDPIAEIDRLARKEEPGELMERIIQGEEACGGPEGQAVLRAAYYLKRQEFDRALYYMAKVSPVGPYRSTSLWIAGEALFQTGQLTKAIQILNSLVAEFPDDVEGHRCLAAIYFDISAMQEARTELHEVIRLAPDDYRPHHLLGQIDLDFEKHAFAVEHYKKALELCKIPERQLELRQGLALSLQGDRQFAELLATVSPEEPDPQLQVCRADALWSQGKVEEAQQTLETILEKQPSFPDALLLSARIDLDQSKLDSAEKKLQKLLETDPHHVVARYQLAQVQRQAGKMDAFQESMKLKEETQKLMDQLVELNQQIIDRPGQPDLCLQIADVADQLGKHELAESWRKAAFGLQSSSP; encoded by the coding sequence ATGATTGCGGTCTGGGCGGGTCTGACGTGTTGCCTGACATCGGGCTGTGGTTCATTCCGATCGACTCAGGCGAGCGATCCCATCGCGGAGATCGACCGTCTGGCCCGGAAAGAAGAACCGGGCGAACTGATGGAGCGAATTATTCAGGGAGAAGAAGCCTGTGGCGGACCGGAAGGACAGGCGGTCCTGCGAGCAGCCTATTACTTGAAGCGGCAGGAATTTGACCGAGCCCTCTACTACATGGCCAAGGTTTCTCCCGTTGGTCCGTACCGGTCTACCTCATTATGGATTGCTGGAGAAGCACTTTTTCAGACGGGTCAGTTGACGAAGGCCATTCAAATCCTGAACAGCCTCGTCGCGGAATTCCCGGACGATGTCGAGGGTCACCGTTGTCTGGCCGCCATCTATTTCGACATCAGCGCGATGCAAGAGGCACGGACAGAATTACATGAAGTCATCCGACTGGCTCCCGATGACTATCGGCCACATCATCTGCTGGGCCAGATTGACCTTGATTTTGAGAAACACGCTTTCGCCGTCGAGCACTACAAAAAAGCGTTAGAACTGTGCAAGATCCCCGAGCGGCAACTCGAACTCCGGCAAGGGTTGGCATTGTCGTTGCAGGGGGATCGCCAGTTCGCCGAACTCCTTGCAACGGTTTCTCCAGAGGAACCCGATCCCCAGCTACAGGTCTGTCGTGCCGACGCCTTGTGGAGCCAGGGGAAGGTCGAAGAGGCGCAACAGACGCTGGAGACAATTCTCGAGAAGCAACCCTCTTTCCCCGACGCCTTGTTACTGTCTGCACGGATTGATCTCGATCAAAGCAAGCTGGATTCCGCAGAAAAGAAGCTTCAGAAACTTCTCGAGACTGACCCCCACCATGTTGTCGCTCGTTATCAGCTTGCACAGGTCCAGCGCCAGGCAGGCAAGATGGACGCGTTTCAGGAGTCGATGAAGTTAAAGGAAGAAACGCAAAAATTGATGGATCAGCTGGTGGAACTCAATCAGCAGATTATCGATCGTCCGGGCCAACCCGATTTGTGCCTGCAGATTGCGGACGTTGCCGACCAGCTTGGTAAACACGAACTGGCCGAATCCTGGAGAAAAGCCGCCTTCGGTCTTCAGTCCTCATCGCCATAG
- a CDS encoding tetratricopeptide repeat protein, translating to MNHVPGTLNEYKRHQSIYGITCEVCHGPGTDHVRHHEAHPDETAASKIVHPGHLSRERRMDLCAQCHSNALKHRGPAFRYRPGLPLDDFYKTLQTKHPEDDHVANQVSYLRESECFQQSDQMTCITCHDPHVHKPRPQRGVGGADCRQCHQPDACHDKENLPLAVRDNCVGCHMPKSEKIQVSFATRDTAYYAPVPRWEHRIAVYPAARDEILLEWYRTQSDPASQAEVERLRASLFDHWVSLSEQYATEYRLLAAIHACRQALRFKGDPTVESRLSQLIVSYTKTDQGRPKVRHLMTSGNYDEAFKLAQEILTLKPHDAITVGNLGTLYALLGQKEQARQQWEAAAKLDADDPYGPSMLGWQSFLDGDYESAVEQFLIAESIEPYLDKINYQLGLTMLKLERWPDAVSRFRRVLIINPRHIEGHIGLNTALRQTKEYAEATSVARQAANLTREQNLSVLEALAETYAEAGQPANAERTARKMLDLAQKQEPQKVPEIRRKLDEWAAAGRQPKP from the coding sequence ATGAACCATGTTCCCGGGACATTGAACGAGTATAAGCGCCATCAATCGATCTACGGCATCACTTGCGAAGTCTGTCACGGTCCGGGGACAGACCACGTTCGTCATCACGAGGCCCATCCTGATGAAACAGCCGCGTCTAAGATTGTCCACCCGGGACACCTTTCGCGAGAACGGCGGATGGATCTTTGTGCCCAGTGTCACAGTAATGCATTGAAGCACCGGGGCCCTGCATTTCGCTATCGCCCCGGCCTGCCGCTCGACGACTTCTACAAGACACTTCAGACGAAACACCCCGAAGACGACCACGTTGCCAACCAGGTCAGCTATCTGCGTGAAAGCGAATGCTTTCAACAAAGCGATCAGATGACCTGCATTACCTGCCATGACCCACATGTACACAAGCCGCGTCCCCAGCGCGGGGTAGGGGGGGCAGATTGCCGACAATGCCATCAGCCCGACGCATGTCATGACAAAGAAAATCTGCCGCTTGCGGTTCGAGACAACTGCGTTGGCTGCCATATGCCAAAAAGCGAAAAGATTCAGGTCAGCTTTGCCACCCGAGACACAGCTTATTACGCCCCGGTCCCGCGCTGGGAACATCGCATTGCCGTATATCCCGCCGCACGTGACGAAATCCTCCTGGAGTGGTACCGCACTCAATCCGACCCAGCAAGTCAGGCCGAAGTTGAGAGGCTCAGGGCAAGCCTGTTTGATCATTGGGTCTCGCTGTCGGAACAATACGCCACGGAATACCGGCTTCTCGCCGCGATCCACGCCTGCCGACAGGCACTTCGATTCAAAGGTGATCCCACCGTCGAAAGTCGGCTCAGTCAGTTAATTGTTTCGTACACCAAAACCGATCAGGGGCGTCCGAAAGTTCGGCACCTGATGACATCAGGAAACTATGACGAGGCCTTCAAACTGGCTCAGGAGATTCTGACTCTCAAACCTCACGATGCCATCACCGTCGGAAATTTAGGGACGCTTTACGCCCTGCTCGGACAAAAAGAGCAGGCTCGACAGCAGTGGGAAGCTGCGGCCAAACTTGACGCCGACGACCCCTACGGCCCTTCGATGCTCGGCTGGCAGTCTTTTCTGGACGGGGACTATGAGTCGGCGGTTGAGCAATTCCTGATTGCGGAATCGATCGAACCCTATCTCGACAAGATCAACTACCAGCTCGGACTGACGATGCTGAAACTGGAACGCTGGCCGGATGCAGTCAGCCGCTTTCGGCGAGTACTGATCATTAACCCCCGGCACATTGAAGGGCACATCGGACTGAACACGGCCTTGCGTCAGACAAAGGAATACGCCGAGGCCACGTCCGTTGCGCGTCAAGCGGCGAATCTGACCCGTGAACAGAATCTCTCAGTCCTCGAAGCACTGGCCGAAACCTACGCGGAAGCGGGGCAACCCGCCAACGCGGAACGGACCGCTCGAAAGATGCTGGATCTCGCTCAAAAACAAGAGCCGCAAAAGGTGCCCGAAATCCGCCGGAAGTTGGACGAATGGGCTGCAGCAGGGCGGCAACCTAAACCGTAA
- a CDS encoding FG-GAP repeat domain-containing protein codes for MRHWSCDRNRNRLLTLFPLICLLTVPACGPSGSMPGTLSTGGTAGEIAEERHIVEFCSKCHQPPDPASFPKNRWVHEVYQGYRFFAESNPKSDIKPPEKPRAIDYYTSRAPETLPDPEPIRFAAESSPRFRLAPEYDPEPVEYPMISFLSWKKWTEDGTERLVMADMSGGTVSYWDPESKSYSKLASIPHPSQFEWSDIDQDGVLEMVVADLGSVEPADHDRGNVYLLKQQPNDAWSSTTVASGLGRVCEVRTADFNGDGRLDIVVAEFGWHKKGGIRIMEQRASSDGTPRFQIRRLDERHGAIRVPPVDLDQDGDIDFVALIAQEYEAVEVFLNRGDARFDNQELCPPREPAFGLNGLEAADLDGDGDIDFVVTNGDMFDNFMIKPYHQLRWLENLGSLQFADHHLACMPGVCGAAFGDLDLDGDLDIVTSSCFPLRVINGMSAEQLAAIPSAVWFEQTEPGKFSPHPLEFGNPLHASQVLADVDSDGDLDIVLGLFGPNPDQKRPPFTVYENLTRSRTTPTSASVE; via the coding sequence GTGCGTCATTGGAGTTGTGACCGTAACCGGAATCGTCTGCTGACGCTCTTCCCGCTGATTTGTTTGCTGACTGTTCCCGCTTGCGGGCCATCGGGATCCATGCCGGGTACGTTATCCACTGGCGGTACCGCAGGGGAAATTGCGGAAGAACGGCATATCGTCGAATTCTGTTCGAAGTGCCATCAACCACCTGACCCTGCCTCGTTCCCGAAGAATCGCTGGGTACACGAGGTCTACCAGGGATATCGCTTCTTCGCAGAATCGAATCCCAAAAGCGATATCAAGCCTCCCGAGAAACCTCGCGCGATTGATTACTACACCAGTCGCGCCCCCGAGACATTGCCTGATCCGGAACCGATCCGCTTTGCTGCGGAATCTTCTCCGCGATTTCGATTGGCACCGGAGTATGATCCCGAGCCCGTCGAGTACCCGATGATTTCGTTCCTCAGTTGGAAGAAGTGGACCGAGGACGGAACGGAACGGCTTGTTATGGCTGACATGAGCGGCGGGACGGTCTCGTACTGGGACCCGGAATCAAAGAGCTATTCCAAGCTGGCCAGCATTCCTCATCCTTCGCAATTTGAATGGTCTGACATTGATCAGGACGGCGTCCTCGAGATGGTGGTTGCCGATCTGGGCAGCGTAGAGCCAGCCGATCACGACCGAGGAAATGTCTACCTGCTCAAGCAGCAACCGAACGACGCCTGGAGCTCAACGACTGTCGCCTCGGGATTGGGACGAGTCTGTGAAGTTCGTACCGCCGACTTCAATGGTGACGGTCGACTGGACATCGTCGTTGCCGAGTTTGGCTGGCATAAGAAAGGGGGAATCCGGATCATGGAACAGCGTGCGTCCAGTGACGGGACACCCAGGTTTCAGATCCGCCGACTGGATGAACGGCACGGAGCGATCCGAGTCCCCCCCGTTGATCTCGATCAGGATGGAGATATCGATTTCGTCGCACTGATTGCGCAGGAATACGAAGCGGTAGAAGTCTTCCTGAATCGGGGTGACGCTCGATTTGATAATCAGGAACTCTGCCCCCCTCGTGAGCCCGCATTCGGGTTGAATGGCCTGGAAGCGGCTGACCTCGACGGCGACGGCGATATCGATTTCGTCGTCACAAACGGAGACATGTTTGATAACTTCATGATAAAGCCTTATCACCAGTTACGCTGGCTGGAGAATCTGGGCTCGCTGCAGTTTGCTGACCATCACCTCGCCTGCATGCCGGGGGTTTGCGGAGCGGCATTTGGTGATCTTGATCTGGATGGTGATCTCGACATCGTCACCTCCAGTTGTTTCCCGCTGCGGGTGATCAACGGGATGAGTGCCGAACAACTGGCGGCGATCCCCTCGGCCGTCTGGTTTGAACAGACTGAACCGGGCAAGTTTTCGCCTCATCCGCTGGAGTTTGGTAACCCACTCCATGCGTCTCAGGTTCTGGCCGATGTGGATTCCGACGGCGATCTCGACATCGTGCTCGGGCTCTTCGGACCCAATCCGGACCAGAAACGCCCCCCCTTCACCGTCTACGAAAATTTGACACGGAGCAGAACAACTCCGACGAGTGCTTCCGTCGAGTGA
- a CDS encoding ankyrin repeat domain-containing protein, producing the protein MNHDACSRRSFAAMTAGAFLSTAASLRGQESAATDAAKANASPAGPREAPFERDYEAPAFQPKWKNPQINRLLIQDFVMFAHTDIEMVKRLLEKEPGLVLSTINWGANDWESGLGAASHCGRHDIVELLLERGARPDIFCSAMLGQVDIVRTLLTFQPRLIDVKGPHGFSLHFHAQVGGERSANVLDYLQSIRYVELKPNPFLKMNEEAKKKAEPEKGEGLKDPANAP; encoded by the coding sequence ATGAATCACGATGCCTGTTCACGCCGTTCGTTCGCCGCCATGACGGCCGGAGCATTCCTGTCAACGGCCGCATCGTTACGAGGCCAGGAAAGTGCTGCTACCGATGCCGCCAAAGCCAACGCGTCACCTGCGGGGCCGCGAGAAGCTCCCTTCGAACGAGACTACGAAGCACCTGCATTTCAGCCCAAGTGGAAAAATCCCCAGATCAACCGCTTACTCATTCAGGACTTCGTGATGTTCGCACACACGGACATTGAGATGGTCAAACGATTGCTGGAGAAAGAGCCGGGGCTGGTCCTTTCGACCATCAATTGGGGAGCGAACGACTGGGAAAGTGGACTCGGCGCAGCGTCACACTGCGGTCGACACGACATCGTAGAACTTCTGTTGGAGCGGGGAGCCCGTCCAGACATTTTCTGCTCGGCCATGCTGGGGCAAGTGGATATCGTCAGGACACTGCTCACGTTCCAGCCCAGGCTGATCGATGTCAAAGGACCGCACGGCTTTTCGCTGCACTTCCATGCACAAGTGGGGGGCGAGCGGTCCGCGAACGTGCTGGACTATCTCCAGTCCATCCGGTACGTCGAACTGAAGCCGAATCCGTTCCTGAAAATGAACGAAGAAGCAAAAAAGAAAGCGGAGCCGGAAAAAGGGGAGGGTCTCAAGGATCCCGCAAACGCCCCGTGA
- a CDS encoding nuclear transport factor 2 family protein, producing the protein MPAPDASPNVKKLQVAYREWNDSRGESVQQWLDLMCDDVRMTSLSDGNAGMEFTKALTGKEQAKNYFNELRATWEMLYFHADEFIEQGDRVVMLGRCSFKSKLTGKSAESPKADFFRFRDGKIVEYFDFYDTAKAYAAATPDPT; encoded by the coding sequence ATGCCAGCACCAGACGCTTCGCCCAATGTGAAAAAACTTCAAGTCGCGTATCGAGAATGGAATGATTCGCGTGGGGAATCTGTCCAGCAATGGCTGGATCTGATGTGTGACGATGTCAGGATGACCTCGTTGTCGGATGGGAACGCGGGAATGGAGTTTACTAAAGCGCTCACGGGGAAGGAGCAGGCAAAGAACTACTTCAACGAATTACGTGCCACCTGGGAGATGCTCTACTTCCATGCTGACGAATTCATCGAGCAGGGCGACCGTGTCGTCATGCTGGGACGCTGCTCGTTCAAAAGTAAATTGACGGGGAAGTCGGCTGAGTCGCCAAAGGCAGACTTCTTCCGCTTTCGAGATGGCAAGATCGTGGAATATTTCGATTTCTACGACACCGCAAAGGCCTATGCCGCCGCAACACCCGACCCCACCTGA